TTTGGGTTATATATGGCGTTTGCAGACCAAtagatttcaaaattggTATATTTTTGAGCAAAAGGTGAGGAAACATGGGTCTTTACCTTGTATCATCTATCCAAGGCCATTAAAGACCAAAGGTGAGTTTGAAGTTGAGTCCTACAGCTATAAAGGTACATATGATATTGTTTTACGGCTGACGCATATTTTGTACAACGAGTATGGCATTAGAGCAGGTGATTATATTGCATTAGATTGTACCAATAAGCCTTTGTTTATTTTCCTGTGGCTTTCTCTTTGGAATATCGGTGCTATTCCAGCTTTTTTAAACTACAACCAACTTGGGAAGCCGTTGGTGCACTCTATTGTGACATCGAATGTGAAACAGGTTTTGATTGATCCGCAAGCTAGCCAAGCGATAAAAGCTACGGAGGAAGAGCTTCTAAAAGAGGTTCCGGACATTCAATTACGCTACTTAGATGAGGACCAGCTTCTTAGATTAATAACCAGTACTTCGAGTCCATCACTACGTATTAATGACGATGAAAGATCACATAAAACACTAAAGGACTTCGAACCTGCGCTACTAATATTTACTTCCGGAACCACTGGTCTTCCTAAACCTGCAATTATGTCTTGGAGAAAATCAACTATTGGGTGTGCTCTATTTGGACATGTTATGCGCATCAGAACGGATAGCATAATTCTGACAGCCATGCCGCTATATCATTCTACAGCTGCTTTATTGGGTGCATGTGCGGTGTTTTCTCAGGGAGGATGCGTCGCCATTTCTAATAAATTCTCTGCgtcttctttttggaaGGAAGCATATTTAACAAGGACAACTCACATACAGTACGTTGGAGAAGTTTGTAGGTACTTGTTAAACTCACCAAAATCGGAGTATGAGAATAAGTGTCGTGTGAGGGTCGCGTACGGAAATGGCTTGCGGCCTGGCATATGGAtggatttcaaaaatagGTTTTACATTGACGTTATTGGTGAGTTCTATGCCTCCACGGAAGCACCATTTGCAACGACTTCATTCCAAAGAGGAACCTTTGGAGTTGGTGCCTGCAGAAATTATGGTGCTTTGATTAATTGGATTTTATCCTATCAGCAAACGCTAGTTAGAATGGAACCCGACGATGATTCTACAGTTTATCGTAATAGGAGCGGTTTCTGTGAAGTTTCTAAAGTCGGTGAACCTGGAGAGCtaatgatgaggatatTTAAACCTAGAAAGCCAGAAACTTCCTTTCAAGGTTATGTGGGGAATAAAACCGCCACACAATCTAAAGTTTTACGAGACGTATTCAGGAAAGGCGATGCATGGTACAGATCTGGTGACTTACTGAAagctgatgaagatggatTATGGTATTTTGTAGATAGATTAGGGGACACTTTCAGGTGGAAGTCTGAAAACGTTTCTGCCACAGAGGTCGAAAACCAGATGATGCGTTATAACAAAGAGATTTTTGAATGCGTAGTTATTTTAGGAATAAAGATACCTAACCATGAAGGTAAAGCTGGTTTTGCAGTTGTCCAGTTGAAGAATGAATATTTAATGGAGGATAAAATTCATTTATTGAATGGTGTATTAGATCActtgaaaatgaatttaCCAAAGTATTCTTTACCAATCTTGGTAAAGTTTGTGGATGAAATTGAGGTTAGCCACAATCATAAGTTAGCAAAGAGAAAGTACAAGGAACAAAAGCTACCGCATGGCGAAGAAGGAAACGAAACTATCTATTGGTTAAAAAACTACAGTGAATATTCTCTTTTGACAGATGAAGACTGGAGCCTGATTCTTAGCGGAAAATCTAGACTATAAACATTAAAGGTATTGTGAACTTTCTTTACATAGGGTACAAAATTACCAAATAAACCATACTCGAGACTCATCAAGTTACACTCATTAATCAatagattttttttaaaaattatagTTTCCATAATTCTAGCTACAGGTAGTTGGAATATGTCTTATTatttcttccaaaatacAGAAGTGCCAATTTCGTTAACATAGCCGATGTTAACATGGATACTATTAAAGGAACAACCAAAATCGCAGCAACTTCTAATGGAGCAATCTGACATAAACCAGTAACAGTATGATTTAATTCGGAGTCTAAGTCAAACGATCCCTTTTTATAGTACCTGTCTAATAACTTATCCTTTTCCTCCCAGACATCAAATACCCATTTCTCGAATTGTTCACTATCATTATATGGAATCTCTGACAGTTGAAACGCCCTTAGATGAATAGAAACCAATTTTGGAGCTTTACCTCTCAAAAAAACGTTTCTCAAATTATATATCTCCTCACCATAGGTGCCTTTTGTGACCCCAGAGTAACCTAAAGTAACATCATACAGACATTCACAACTTGGAACTAATTTTTGCAAAACAAATTTCAATCCAGTCACACGCGGCAACAaaacatttgaaaatggtTTACGATTAACCTTAGCACCATACTGGTCGCTTCTAAGTCTCGTATTTTTGCTCATATTAGTACCCTCTGGAAATAAAATCAATGCATATGGCCATTTCATCTGTCCATCTCCACTTTCACTCTTTGGAATAGAGAATTCCTCAATTCCTTCAGGCGTAAAGTTAGAAGGCACATTACCCGACAGCTTACCAATACCACGAGAATCCATATCCAAATCTTGTAGAGTATTGGTTAAATTCACCTTATCTAACTCCCACTTTCTattcataaatataaaattgtaGTTTTTCATACCATACCCCAGTACAGGAATAGACTCCAGagacttcttcaacataataataacattcCCCGCCAACCTTGACGTATAAGCAATCCACcataaaaatatccaatCTGTATATAGCTGGTGATTGCAGATAATTACCGAATTACGTTTCAAAGAAGACACGATTCGCTGTAAACTTGAGTCCTTCCTAAATGTACCCTTAGGAATCGACGCGTTTTCAGTCGTAATACTGACATAGGAGGGTGCAACCAGACATAATATAGTCACCAAAAGCACGATAAAACTCTTCTTACTCCTATTAAGGTGAATTTGTCTTTCAACAGCATTAGCATGATATATCGTAGTGACAAAGAACTGATAAATTGCGATTGTTAGACAtccattaaaaaatatgaatataaCCACAGACGTAACAGCTATCTTATATAAGTAACTCAGTAGATAGCTCACCATAGTAATTCTTAAACAACCTTTTGTTACCGCACTTCTATTAACAAGATCTGGGTTGTTCTGTTCAAAGatcaattttttaataacttcttTGTAGGGGGTAAACGAAGTTAGCCTTTGTTCAAGCCATTTATTTACGCTCCATATATCAATGACGCAGCATTCCGCTTTTAGGACAAGTAATGGATGCTGGCTCTTGGGGGCCTGTGGAACTTGGTGTGCATAATGGTGCGGTGCAATCTATATCCAACTACGTCTACATAGATATGATTTATGGGAATGATTCAGTTTTGAAACATGACTAAAATTACTAAATTTGTATGTTTGAGGCGAAGAGTTTTTATGAACGCTAAGTTTTATGTATTAATAACataattttattattctACGAGTTCGTAGAGCCTCTGTAAGTCATAATTAGCTCTCCAGTAATCACTCCTTGATTTTAAGATGATTAATGAAAGCCC
This region of Eremothecium cymbalariae DBVPG#7215 chromosome 4, complete sequence genomic DNA includes:
- the FAT1 gene encoding long-chain fatty acid transporter FAT1 (similar to Ashbya gossypii ACL174W); protein product: MIYPVIYALCGVTLLWQLCSCGISLVLLPFTYLIDILDKKYRIRDDFYIIPYFITSVLGYIWRLQTNRFQNWYIFEQKVRKHGSLPCIIYPRPLKTKGEFEVESYSYKGTYDIVLRLTHILYNEYGIRAGDYIALDCTNKPLFIFLWLSLWNIGAIPAFLNYNQLGKPLVHSIVTSNVKQVLIDPQASQAIKATEEELLKEVPDIQLRYLDEDQLLRLITSTSSPSLRINDDERSHKTLKDFEPALLIFTSGTTGLPKPAIMSWRKSTIGCALFGHVMRIRTDSIILTAMPLYHSTAALLGACAVFSQGGCVAISNKFSASSFWKEAYLTRTTHIQYVGEVCRYLLNSPKSEYENKCRVRVAYGNGLRPGIWMDFKNRFYIDVIGEFYASTEAPFATTSFQRGTFGVGACRNYGALINWILSYQQTLVRMEPDDDSTVYRNRSGFCEVSKVGEPGELMMRIFKPRKPETSFQGYVGNKTATQSKVLRDVFRKGDAWYRSGDLLKADEDGLWYFVDRLGDTFRWKSENVSATEVENQMMRYNKEIFECVVILGIKIPNHEGKAGFAVVQLKNEYLMEDKIHLLNGVLDHLKMNLPKYSLPILVKFVDEIEVSHNHKLAKRKYKEQKLPHGEEGNETIYWLKNYSEYSLLTDEDWSLILSGKSRL
- the CST26 gene encoding putative acyltransferase (similar to Ashbya gossypii ACL173C), which codes for MVSYLLSYLYKIAVTSVVIFIFFNGCLTIAIYQFFVTTIYHANAVERQIHLNRSKKSFIVLLVTILCLVAPSYVSITTENASIPKGTFRKDSSLQRIVSSLKRNSVIICNHQLYTDWIFLWWIAYTSRLAGNVIIMLKKSLESIPVLGYGMKNYNFIFMNRKWELDKVNLTNTLQDLDMDSRGIGKLSGNVPSNFTPEGIEEFSIPKSESGDGQMKWPYALILFPEGTNMSKNTRLRSDQYGAKVNRKPFSNVLLPRVTGLKFVLQKLVPSCECLYDVTLGYSGVTKGTYGEEIYNLRNVFLRGKAPKLVSIHLRAFQLSEIPYNDSEQFEKWVFDVWEEKDKLLDRYYKKGSFDLDSELNHTVTGLCQIAPLEVAAILVVPLIVSMLTSAMLTKLALLYFGRNNKTYSNYL